In candidate division KSB1 bacterium, a single genomic region encodes these proteins:
- a CDS encoding Zn-binding domain-containing protein: MIRKQQDDQGIRIIARELNDQQTDDDEIGFLFYNKNNTWPQDPDDVVKRLPDDWIEERNEQQVIKKNRKKYLPHSITISPNGYIHQKGNKFQFIQAPFKFCLNCGVSYGIRQRSDFAKLSTLSSEGRSTATTILSLSSIRYLQNDSNLEPTARKLLSFTDNRQDASLQAGHFNDFIEIGVLRSGLYQAIVNKGDQGLNHDELTIAVYNALNFAFEYYASKPGAQYLEKTNTEKAFRNVLGYRLYRDLKRGWRITSPNLEQCGLIKIEYSSLSEISKDQNLWNGCNENIVHASPETRHKILKVLLDFMRRELAIQVDYLDSEFQERLQQQSSQHLVAPWAIDENERMIHASVLYPRSRKERDYSGNIFLSARGGFGMYLRRSTTFPDSKDLLYLEDTQTIIIQILDKISETGIIAKVDEPADENSVAGYQLSAASIIWKPGDGTQAFHDPIRVPNQPEQGSRTNPYFLEYYRKYAKSTHTLEAREHTAQVPYDDREHREQKFRKAELPILFCSPTMELGVDIAELNVVNLRNVPPTPANYAQRSGRAGRSGQPAMVFTYCTTGSPHDQYFFKRPGLMVSGNVTPPRMDLANEDLIKAHIHAIWLAETGTSLGKSLKDILDLSGEEPSLELTQYFRDSIESKEAIIRTKNQAEQILQNVQNELKKTDWYHDAWLESVLNNVVASFDRACDRWRNLYWSALAQAKVQSQIILDATKTQKEKSRAERQRHEAEAQLKLLTEVGNVVQSDFYSYRYFASEGFLPGYNFPRLPLSAYIPGRRTKQKDEFLSRPRFLAISEFGPRSFIYHEGSQYVIHKVILPVHDETLNTGTAKICCECGYLHPVSDGVGVDLCELCGSPLDNPMNRLFRLQNVSTKRRDRITSDEEERMRLGYDLLTGVRFNGNNPHLYGWIESENTRTATLRYGHTATIWRINLGWKRRKIRSQLGFMLDTEQGLWERNETTSTDDDDVFSRRIERVIPFVEDRRNSLIIEPTQQLDMGQMASLQSALKAAIQIEFQLEDQELAVEPLPDYNSRKSILIYESAEGGAGVLRRLLFAPQEFKAVARRALELCHFDPATGEDLKRAPFADEDCEAACYNCLMNYGNQPDHEHLDRHKIKNILLQYANSTVHLSPVNQTREQHFKNLLKLCDSELEKNWLRILEKNEMRLPSEAQPLIHTCETRPDFLYKENQVAVYIDGPYHDYPERQQRDHEKTECMEDYGYTVIRFGHQQEWLKQIERYPNIFGSHE; this comes from the coding sequence ATGATAAGAAAACAACAGGATGATCAAGGGATACGCATTATTGCAAGAGAATTAAACGATCAACAAACTGATGATGATGAAATCGGTTTTCTATTTTATAACAAAAATAATACCTGGCCGCAGGATCCGGACGACGTTGTCAAAAGACTTCCAGATGACTGGATCGAAGAAAGAAATGAACAACAGGTTATTAAAAAGAATCGTAAAAAATATCTGCCCCATTCGATAACTATATCTCCAAATGGATATATTCATCAAAAAGGCAATAAATTTCAGTTTATTCAGGCACCATTCAAATTTTGCCTGAATTGTGGTGTTTCCTATGGCATACGGCAGCGAAGTGATTTTGCAAAATTATCAACATTGTCTTCAGAGGGCAGAAGTACGGCAACGACCATATTGAGCCTTTCTTCCATACGCTATTTACAAAACGATTCCAATTTGGAACCGACAGCCCGTAAACTGTTAAGCTTTACTGATAACCGGCAGGATGCATCATTGCAAGCCGGTCATTTCAATGATTTTATCGAAATCGGTGTACTGAGATCCGGACTCTATCAAGCTATAGTAAACAAAGGTGATCAAGGGCTTAACCATGATGAACTGACTATAGCGGTTTACAATGCTCTGAACTTTGCATTCGAATATTATGCCAGTAAACCCGGGGCTCAGTATCTTGAAAAGACAAATACGGAAAAAGCATTTCGCAATGTATTGGGGTATCGTCTATACAGGGATTTAAAGCGCGGATGGCGAATCACCTCTCCCAACCTGGAACAATGCGGATTGATTAAAATTGAATACAGTTCCTTGAGTGAAATCAGTAAAGACCAGAACCTATGGAATGGATGCAATGAAAATATCGTCCATGCCTCTCCTGAAACAAGACACAAAATTCTAAAAGTCCTGCTCGACTTTATGCGCCGGGAATTGGCTATTCAAGTTGATTACCTGGATAGTGAATTCCAGGAACGCTTACAGCAACAAAGCAGCCAACACCTTGTGGCGCCATGGGCCATTGATGAAAATGAAAGAATGATTCATGCCTCTGTGCTTTATCCACGATCAAGAAAGGAACGTGATTATTCAGGTAATATCTTTTTATCTGCCAGAGGCGGATTTGGAATGTATCTCAGGCGCTCTACCACGTTTCCGGATTCTAAAGACCTTTTATATTTAGAGGATACTCAAACGATCATCATTCAAATACTTGACAAGATATCTGAAACAGGTATCATTGCCAAAGTGGATGAACCAGCAGATGAAAATTCGGTAGCAGGTTATCAATTATCAGCTGCTTCTATCATCTGGAAACCCGGTGACGGGACACAAGCTTTCCATGATCCCATCCGTGTTCCCAATCAGCCGGAACAAGGCAGCCGTACGAATCCGTATTTTCTTGAATACTATCGTAAATACGCAAAAAGCACGCACACATTGGAAGCCAGAGAACATACTGCACAAGTTCCGTATGACGATCGGGAACATAGAGAACAAAAGTTCAGAAAAGCAGAATTGCCCATTCTATTTTGCTCACCAACCATGGAACTGGGAGTTGACATTGCCGAATTGAATGTTGTAAACTTGCGTAATGTCCCTCCAACCCCCGCCAATTATGCACAACGCAGCGGAAGAGCCGGACGAAGTGGACAACCCGCCATGGTATTTACTTATTGTACCACGGGCAGCCCGCATGATCAGTATTTCTTTAAACGTCCGGGCTTGATGGTTTCAGGAAATGTCACTCCACCAAGAATGGACCTGGCCAATGAGGATCTGATCAAAGCGCATATTCACGCTATATGGTTGGCAGAAACCGGTACGAGTTTAGGAAAATCATTAAAAGACATTCTCGATTTGAGCGGAGAAGAACCTTCTCTGGAATTAACTCAATATTTCCGGGATAGTATTGAATCAAAAGAGGCAATAATCAGGACAAAAAATCAGGCTGAACAAATATTACAGAACGTCCAAAATGAATTGAAAAAAACCGATTGGTACCATGATGCCTGGTTAGAAAGTGTTCTCAATAATGTGGTAGCAAGCTTTGACAGAGCCTGTGACCGTTGGCGAAATTTGTACTGGTCCGCCCTGGCCCAGGCAAAAGTGCAAAGCCAGATCATTCTGGATGCGACAAAGACGCAAAAAGAAAAATCCCGAGCGGAAAGACAAAGACATGAAGCGGAAGCACAATTGAAACTATTGACCGAAGTTGGCAATGTGGTTCAATCCGACTTTTACAGTTATCGTTATTTTGCCAGTGAAGGTTTCTTGCCCGGATACAATTTTCCCAGGCTGCCTTTATCAGCCTATATACCCGGCCGACGCACCAAGCAAAAGGATGAATTTTTGTCACGTCCCCGTTTTCTTGCCATTTCAGAGTTTGGTCCCCGCTCATTTATTTATCACGAAGGCTCTCAATATGTCATTCATAAAGTCATATTACCTGTTCATGATGAAACGTTGAACACAGGCACAGCAAAGATCTGTTGCGAATGCGGATATCTTCATCCTGTATCCGATGGTGTTGGTGTTGATTTATGCGAGCTTTGCGGCAGTCCACTGGATAATCCGATGAACAGACTTTTTCGACTTCAGAATGTCTCTACAAAACGCAGAGACCGGATCACCTCTGACGAAGAAGAACGAATGCGATTGGGATATGATCTGTTGACTGGAGTTCGATTTAATGGCAATAATCCACATCTTTATGGATGGATTGAATCAGAAAATACCAGAACCGCTACATTAAGATATGGCCACACGGCCACCATCTGGCGGATCAACCTTGGCTGGAAACGGCGTAAAATCAGATCACAGCTTGGATTTATGCTGGATACAGAACAGGGCTTGTGGGAGCGAAATGAAACCACATCAACTGACGATGATGATGTATTTTCCAGAAGAATTGAACGGGTAATTCCCTTTGTTGAGGACAGAAGGAATTCACTCATCATAGAACCGACACAGCAACTGGATATGGGGCAAATGGCTTCTTTGCAATCCGCCTTGAAAGCTGCAATTCAAATTGAATTCCAACTGGAGGACCAGGAGCTGGCGGTAGAGCCTTTGCCGGATTATAATAGCAGAAAAAGTATTTTAATTTATGAATCCGCCGAAGGTGGCGCCGGTGTATTGCGGCGATTGCTGTTTGCACCGCAAGAATTTAAAGCAGTGGCACGGCGAGCGCTTGAGTTATGTCATTTTGATCCTGCAACCGGTGAGGATTTAAAACGTGCTCCTTTTGCAGATGAAGATTGTGAAGCGGCCTGCTACAACTGTTTGATGAATTACGGCAACCAACCTGATCATGAACATCTGGACCGTCACAAAATTAAAAATATCCTTTTACAATATGCCAACTCTACCGTGCATTTGTCACCGGTTAACCAAACCCGTGAGCAACATTTCAAAAATTTACTAAAGTTATGTGATTCCGAGTTGGAAAAAAACTGGTTGCGGATATTGGAAAAAAACGAAATGAGATTACCTTCAGAAGCACAGCCTCTCATTCATACCTGTGAAACAAGACCTGATTTTTTATATAAAGAAAATCAGGTGGCGGTTTATATCGATGGTCCTTATCATGATTATCCCGAACGACAACAACGGGACCATGAAAAGACAGAATGCATGGAAGATTATGGATACACAGTCATCCGCTTTGGTCATCAGCAGGAGTGGTTAAAACAAATCGAAAGATACCCCAATATATTCGGGAGTCACGAATGA